cgtgtcagaatcttataaagattaagtttaaatttggtcgaaaattttcgggtcgtcacaccgcgcgatgcggcgggaccTTCTGGTTGAATATTCATAATTAATGTAGCGGTTtgtatttataaaattaaaaatgcGTTGTGGCGGATGTGTATGGATACACgtggttagtacctagtatacctaatggcGAGCACATTTTTAACGCCAAGAAAATCGCGTAATTTgggttgtttattatacgtgtatgtatatgtatgaaagatAGCCTAAATATTTAGCGGTTTTAAAAAAgcatccgtttcgcgtatagttagttgcattgtgatcgtaaaattatttcgagttgaactgtggtgtcggaaaaatttaatgtGTGGCGAGCGGTAAGATATGAGtcgttaaaaatttgggtggagtttgtttatatatttttaatataataataattttacgttTTTTACCCTGAAAAGTGAACAAATTGTAATTGTTTGAGGGGTGGTTTTGTAAGTTGGTTGTGGGTATTGTTTGAAAAGCCTTAAAAGGCTAAAACGACCTAAAATGTCACGTCTTTTAGTaatgggtgatgatatgtacacaactaaaTTTTGATATGTATACAACCAAATTGCTTTgaatgttgtactgtacaacaacACTAAAGCATATTTGGTTGTGTACATGTAAAAAATGGTTGTGTACGTATTAATTCCCGTTAGTAATTAGAGGATTAATAAAATGTGACAAATCTCCTATATTATTTGATTGATTTGATCCGAACATACGATTTTACTGTATCATAGTTGCACTCTCTGCATCTACTTCTGTTTAGTCCCCATGTCATCTACTGTTCGAATTTAATTCTCGTGCTCGTCTACTTGGGTTTGGGCCCCTAATTGGCCAATTTCGTGTTATAAAATATGATTTTCGAAAGAAAAAATTAATTGTGTTTAGATTTAGATATATTACATCCCATCTTTTAACAAGCAACAACGGACCCAACATAAAACACACAACTAGTCAAACCACATTCACATTCAAAttaatctatagttaatattaaaatcatataatgatgatgtcattattaggttaattcatttgttaagaaaaaatttaaaagaaaaagaaaaaaaatctaaacaTAATAGATGatatcattaatctaaataattttgaattaaaattaaatcttcttaattaattattattattaaatcttattaatacttattttaattattaaaattaaataattttaattaattattttaaattgacTATGAGAAGATATAAAAACTAGGCAGAAAAAattgattttaaatttatattttaatttatacttttaaaataaaatgataatcaatattatctcttataattggatgtggattgtttaatatgcattttagagtTGATGAGTTTCTTAGTCGAATTATGTGTTTCcaagggtcattaaactaaatgactttagcatttacattcacttaatacctaaaatatattattaaactgtttcgtttagacAAACTCGTGGTTCTACGGGTATAAAGTTAATCATAGGTGTCGATAAGAAACTGACACGTGCCCGTCACTCGTCCTTTCGAACCTACTTTTCTCCTAGAAAAACTTTACCCTTTTGTTACTTTCACCCCCTACCATTTCATTTCAACCATTTAAAACATACAGTACAATACTAATTGTACACAGACTAAAAAAACACATCCTAAACAAAAAACGTTACATCGACGGAAAAAATGTCTTCCGATGACTGGCCGGACTGGCTCCCCGCTGAATGGTTTATGGAAATCAGCAACGTCAATAACAAGATAGTCAAAGTAATTCCCTTTTTTTCTCTCCTTAATTTCGTTGCCCTAATTTTTATCGAGTTTCGGATTTTGTTTACATTTTAGGTTTAGTTTTGATTATATAGCGAAATTAGTATCTGCATGTTTATTAAATCGTGTTAATTTCTGTTTTGAGCTGATGTTGCGCTATGTTTTGTAATTAATAGCTGTAATTTGATCATTTAGGGCAAATCTAGGGTTTTAGTATGTGTAATTcagtaattgttttttttttttaatgcatATTTATAGGTACCAATCTCTATTGGAAACCGCTTGAGCTGTAGTTTTACAATTTagggcaaaattagggtttttttttttttttttaacgcatACTATTGTGAAATTTGTATGCATGTTTTTTTAGCTACATTTTCTGCTAGAGATAGCTAATTGATTATCTTGTTGTTGTGAAATCAAGACGTTTATTGTTTTAGCATGTTAATAAAAGGTTGTTGATAGTTGTGATTTAATTCTTTGtacattttatatttatttatacattttttGTTTATGTTTCAGTGTTATATTGATCCTGAAGGACACAAATGTTATTCGAAGCCACAAGTGTTTGAGTATCTTAAGAAGACTAATAATAACAATGGCACAACATCTACAAACGCTGTAATGGCCTGCAGTTTGTTATCTTTACTttagattatatgtatatgtatatgtatatatgtaactcGTATTTCTTATGCATCTGTGTTATTTGACTAATCAGCATGATGCTGATGCTTCCGGTGTTGACTTGTCCATGGAGCCGGATGTTGACCATACAAATGAAGGTCCTGGAACTGGAGGGCAGCCTACGAAGCTGACAACTAGAAGCAACAGGAAAAGATCCCAGGTATAACTTTttctatactttttttttttttcattttctcttttttttttttttttttgaacatttaatttctattattgtaTCAGATCATGACTAgttaaataaatatttgatactgAACACTTGGTGGTTCAGGAAAGTGAGGGTTCTGTAGCTGGAGATGGGTCTCCATCTGAACCTAAAACACGCcttaagaaaattgaagattctAGTTGGCTACCTGACGGATGGACTGTGGAAGTGAAGACTCGAAAAGGTGGTTCCAGTAGTGGAATGAAATACAAGGTAatcaaatagaaatatatatatatatatattgcttatAAATAAATGTATTTTTCATATTAACAGCAAAGTGGTTTTGATTTGATACGTTTTGGTCTTGATTAACTACATATGAAAAGCAAGGATCATATATAAGATACTTGAAGACTAATAATAGcgagcaatatatatttttttttttgttctgaTAGATTTACACGGATCCAATAAGTGGACAGAAGTTCTTTTCAAAGCCACAAGTTCTAAGTCATCTTGCCAAAACAAATGGCAACGCAGCTGCAGCCGGACAGACAGCAGGGAGCCCTGTCCCTATTATTGCCACCCCAATATCAGCTTGGGTATTCCTTTTTCTCGTTTTATTTGTCTTCTAATATATGGTTTCTAGTGGTTGCGATTGTGACCTGATCACTTAAAAATGGGTCGATTTGCGTTTTGTGTAATCTCAGATGTGCCAAATCAATTGCTATCTAATATTTGACAAGAAACCAAAATCAAAATCAGTTCCTATCTAATACTTAACGTATCCCTGTTtacttaaaaataaataaatataaatataaatataaaacaaaTAACATTAACATATTTAGATAGTAAGACTTGAGGTAAAACTTTAAAAAACTAAGAGGGGGTCAAACAAATCATGATTTGAAAGTTTTCATTGTCGTATTAGTATGTATGATGTAACTGTAATCCAATTAAACACATTCATTGTTTATTAGGACACTTAAAACATGACAAATGACCCTTTTCAGCCTGTAACGAACTTATTATTTTTGGTTACCTAACTGATTGTTGCTAACCTGTACAGAAATCATCTACAGAACCTGATACTGAAGTCAAGGGGAATAGTGGAAGTACGCCTGAAAAGAAGAAAGAAAGCCCCCGCTCTGCCTCTGATTATGAAGTTTGTTCCAAAAAATAAGCCTCGTGTTcattttaattttaaatattttattagtCAAGTTTAATTAACCATTTCGCTTTTTGATCAATAATATAGGTTATCTCAAGGACTCCGGTAGAAGATTTACCCTCGGGATGGATTAAGGAACTCAGAATGAAAAAACGTGGAACTGTTAAGAGAAGTGATCCGGTAGTCAACATTTCGTAATGTTTTAATGaaaatatgtattaattaatatgtaaataattatgtctAATGGAGGGCTTAATATGTGCAGTACTACCTAGACCCGTTGAGCGAATACGTCTTTTTCTCAAAGAAGGATGCTTTGCGTTATTTGGAAACCGGGGATGTAACTAGTTGTGCCATAAAACCATTAAAAAGAGATATGAATGAAGATTCTGTAAGTTCTTCAAATTCTGAACTTGTTACATTGAAATAATAACTCTTATGCAGTTTCTATAATCTATTTTCATTTTTTATGCAACCTGTGTGAATTATGTTTTCACCAAATTGACTTCCATTTACATGAAAAGTAAAACCTTTTAGTTGGGAGAATCAAACATTGGTTCACCCATATGGAGGTTAAATGTAAAGTAGTCTTTAAAATCTTAATTTAAGGTAAACTTGATATTTAACCGTTCTCAAGAAGTTGTTACCACTGTTTTGGATCATTTTTACCATCGTAAAAGTTCAGTAGCTCGTATAGTTCGGTATTCATTTTGATAAAAGGTTATCAAAATGGTAACGGTTTCATCATAAGATCAACTGCATATCCTTCTACGATGGTTGACTTTAACAAAATGGTAAAATTTTACCATCCAAATTATTATACATCGTAACACTAgcgagttctttttttttttttttttttcagcgtAATGCTAATTTGACTACTCCCGAAGGAGAAATGGCTTCACAACCTCCATCCAAAGGAACAGAAACTTCCGAACCGTTAACTAATGGTACGGCAACAGACTTGAAGACAGATGAAAGCAATCTAGAGAGCCCGGTAAGGGACAAGTTGATTTGATtacgtttttttattttatttctatttatatatttattttattgtgGATTTTGTTTTTCAGTCTAGAAAATGTTACCATacgatttttttttttgttctcatGCAACTTTCAGTGAATATCATACCTTTAATACAAAGTTACTTGAACTCATTTTATTAATTATTCGAGCCAGGGGTTTTCACTAGTAATATCAGTTTTGCGgttttaatactaatatcattttacataaaagaaaatgaaaatgaaatttaATAGTGGTTGGTGATTTAGAAACCAGTTCGCTCTATAACTGGAGGAGATTTCTCTACACCAAAAAAAGAAGTTGCTGATTGGCTACCTGATGGATGGGCTGTTGAAGTTCACTATAAATCTTCTGGACAGAAATATAAGGTAATTGAAATTATAACCTTCGTTTcagaatataaaaataataaaataataaaaaagatTGAAAGTATAACCATTTTTCATTGTATGATAATGTTTTGAACATTTTATTTCCTGTCTAACTGAAAAATTCATGTTTTTTATTGGTTGCAACAGAATctttggttttttttttatttccttaCACTGAAGCGATCTGGTTTTTGGTTCTGCTTATTTAGATTTATAAGGAGTCTGCAAGTGGGAAGAAGTTGTTTTCGAAGCCGCAAGTGTTGAGCTATCTCGCAAATGGCAGTAGCAGCAACTCCAGAAAGAGGAAAGTATGTTCTTACACTGTTAGCACTGAATAATACCGTTCTAGTAGACATGGCGAAATGGGCGGGCCCTGCTGGGTAACAGGCCAAAGTCGCTAATTTGTGGTTTGGGTCAACGTGGAACATTTTATTCTCATTTTTGTTAAGTACAGTATGGATATTAATTAGCATGTCCAGTATGATTTTGAAAAatgtattattttaataattatctaaCTTGAATAAGATGATATAAATGTTATTTTGTATTCAATATACACTTTCAACGACTTCTAACCCGTTGAAACACAACCTGAATTTTAGTAGATGGGCCAAATTTGCCACATGTACCTTCCATCGTCAACCTGTTTCTAAGAATAACATTAAATTTGATCATCAAAATATTACATTTGGTTATCTGACATGTTACTTTATATGTTACCCGAATTTCAAGGAAAATAAACCTGTTGCAGCCTATGATTCGCTCCAAACCTCTGAATCTGATGATGTTGGGCGGCCCAAAAGAGTCGTAAAGAAGAAAGGCGCCACCAAGAAGTCTGATTACAAAGAAGTCCGTTTCCATTTCCGTTTCCCATGCACATAATATTAAATATTCTATtgcctttttttttatataatatggaAACCTGATTTTGTGAATAACATTTTTCAAGGTCATCGAAACGTCTCCAGCGGATGGGCTGCCAGCTGGATGGATTAAAGAAATTAGAACCAAGATATATGGGACCCACCAAAGGCGTGATCCGGTACTTGATGTTTTCATCATTCCAACTAAATGTTTCAAAAACTTGATATTACATGCAGtgttgcagaactcggaattactcTGTTTTTTGCAACTCAGgagtactcggtcaaacttggTAAAAATtggccaaaactcgggattactcagaAAATTGGTTAAAAGTCGGCCAAAATCAAACTTAGACAACAttcgagtactccccgagttgcagAGTACTCCCTAAAATGTCTCGACTTGGTATTCCCAGAGTAGAGATTTTTGCAAACTTGATTACGCTACCTGTTTGCGTGTTATTGTCaatttatgatttatgatatgaTATTTAAGCGTCTGATTGAGGAGTGGATACATGCAGTACTACACGGATCCCGTGAGTGGCTACATCTTTCGCTCGAAAGTGGATGCTATGCGCTATTTGGAGACTGGAGACATAAGCTTATGTGCTATTAGACCTAAGATGAAGGATAAAGATGGAAATGAAGTTGTAAGTCGTTAACTTGTAGCTACTAAAGTACTGATAAATTTAAAAATTATATGCATTAAAACTATTAAAACTTGCTAAAATTTTAGGAATGATGGATTCGGTTACGTAATTGCTAATGGGTAAAGCTATTTAAACTAGCTGAAATTTCTAAATTATTTTTTGAAGTGAATGAATTTTAAAAGTttatgtattaaaaaaaaaaaaatttagacttCCAACCTTTTTGATCACTTCTGTTTTGACTCTGTATATTTGACACTATTTGTTCAGTAAAATAGTAAATTATCGTTTTTTGGATATGTATCTGGATCAATCCATTCTTTGCCCAATTCGACTATTTTGCCACCTCTACTTAAAAACAATTATTATTTATTCCCTACAATTTTACCTCGTTCGCAATGATATCCCACTGTCAAATTTTTTTTTCACCAATATCTGTGCTGATGCACACTGCATCTAGTTAGCAATTTTGATGCAAAATCATGGTATCACTATTTATTTGTTATTTGTTTTGTGGTGCAAGCATTGAGCACTAAATTTTGTAATGTTATGCTAcgttaagattttttttttttttttggtaagcgaggaaaccctcctatgaacgagcacattggctccccgtagaaggtaaaacctcggctaatcaagccccccgagcgcgagacctcaaattatgtgcaccctctagtcacactccctttttgataATTTATTGAACATTATGTCCTCTAGCTACGTTAAGAAAGTTTTATTGAGGTGTCAAAACCACGATAATCATAATTACGATGTCACCTTTGATTGATTCATTCTCTTTGGTCATCTATATACTAAATGGCTGGGATTTTTGCTTACCTTTTTTACAGCCTGTATATACAAATAGTGTGCAAAAACCAGCGACAACTCCAACTAACAATCAACTGGATGAAGGTATGTGTTAAAAAGTCAATTTGAATGCTAAATATCCTGTTAGTTATCGAATACTTCAACTTTTATATTAATCATGTTGACGTAGGTAAAGTAGGAGAGGACATGAATAATCAACACAACGATGCAAAAGGTAGGGCATCGAGATCTTCAAGAAAGCGAAATTTGGAGACTGGCCCATCAAGTGTGGGTCCCACTGAGGATAACGGACCAGTTTCAGAGAAGCAAGTATCAGGGATAAATTTAGAAAAACTAGCTGATGATGACCAACTCTGTTATGACATTCCTGAAGATGAAAACTGGCCAGATATTGACTTTGCAGTCAAAACCCTTACAAACGAAATTCTGTTTAACGGTCAACAAACATCTGCTGCCCCTTTTCAGGATGGAAGTGTTCGTGCGGAGACGAGTGCGAACGAAACTCCGACAAAGGTGAACTGAGGAGCGATGATGAATAGTGTGTTTCGTTTTTATGAATCAAGTAATGGTCTGTGACAAGTAAAGTAATGGTCTGTGATTGTGATTTATCTGAATTGTCTGTTAACTTAAGTAGTAGGATTATGTGGTGTTGTCAACCGTGTTTATTGTGATAATAATGAACCACCTTGCATCATTGTCGATGGAAAAACCCTAGTGTTGGGTTTGAATTTAAAGTACAACTATGATTGATGGAAACATTAAGTCGGCAGGTTAATGGGTAGGTTAAGTAAGGTGATGAGtttgtttttaagatgtttttTGTTTGAAAATGCGCGGACTATGTTTGTAAGGAAGATGTGGCGTAAAGGTCTTTATGCTGAATACTATGCTGAATACTGATgattgtttttatgtctgcaaattTTCTAAATCCGCGAATGCGTTTGCATgcaaaataaaaatattattttatcttCTGTTTTTAGAAtaacataagatataataaaaaACAAACACACACCTAAATGTTTTATCACCCGTCTTATTTGAAAGGGTGATTTCAACTCGGGTGCCTTTTTAAGTATTCATTACAAGTTTACAACTGAGTTGGTATAACTTTGAGCACTAAGCATCAATTTTCTAAATCTGCGAATTTGAAGacagaataagacattattttatttCTTCAGACTACATCTGCGGGTACACATATATAAGATATAACACAAATCAAACGACAACTAAATGTTGTCACCAGTCTTATTTGAAAGGATGATTTCAACTCGGGTGCCTTTTAAGTATTCATTTCAAGTTTACAACTGAGTTGATAACACTTGCTCAATCTGAGCTTTACGTTGAGTTTGAAAATTTGGTCACTAGTTTGGGTTTGATCTATCATACAAACTAGTATTGGCATGTGTCTTAAGCTTGTATTTATGCTTCTGAAGTTTTCTAAAAGGTTTATATCCATTTTAAACTTGAACAAATAACATATTTTGAAAGCAAGACTCAAGATAAAACTTTAACAAATTTAGGAAGGGGGTCAAACAGATCAAACGTGTTGAAAGTTGTCATTGTCGTAATAGTATGTATGATGTATTTGTTATCCACTTTAACACATTCATTATTAATTAGAGCACTTAAAACATGACAAATGACCCTTTTAAGCCCATATACGACGTGTTGTAACCCAAACCACCCTCTTGCCACCTCTAATGTCAACAACTTATTATTTTGGTTACTTAACTGGTTGCTGCTAACATGTACAGAACTCAACTACAGAACCTGATATGTGCAAATACGCTCTATTTTCGAGTCAATAACAAACGTTAATTTATTGACGTAttgactgccgtttagagcctaaattgaattcaaTGCAGGATTTAAAACCGATGGAAATTTGTGACTAccgttttcatggcgtctcaattctattttaatattaaaaaaaaaaaaaaaatttactactTTTTTGGCCGGagatccactcggaagcaatctctttatcctttGAATAGAGAAagtgatgactttctctacttttaagagtgtttcactctgggtggagaaataacTCGTTTTCATTCTCGGATAtgtgaatgattgtctacatctcacctcctccaTGGACCACTCATGCGGTATTTAGTTTTATCGTAAGATTAACTGCAAATCCTTTTAAAATGGTTCTCTAACAAAGTGGTAACGATTTTACCGTGCAAAGTTGTACATCATAACACTAGAGAGCAGTCTATAAATGGCTTCACAACCTCCATCCAAAGGAAAGGAAACTTCCGAAACGTTATCTAATGGTACGGAAACAGAGTTGAAGACAAAAGAAAACAGTCTATAAATGTTTTTTTTTATGACTTCGTTACCAGTAAACTAGCAGGAACAGTATAGCAATACAGTTACATATACTAGCATCCAGTTACAACACTTGATTTTCCAAAATAATAACTTGTACCAGGTAAGAATCATTAATATGACTTCGTACTACCCAATGCACGATTGATAATTGATACATGTTATCACATTAGAAACGAAAGGCAGCGTTTGGCTGTAACTTTAACCAAACGTAGATAGTTAATTGCCGATCCTGTATCAGAAGAAAAGCAGAAAAAAGGTTAGTTGAAAACTTGACTTCTGCCAAATTCCAGTCTTTCGCTTTTTGTGTaaatgaaagaaaaagagaaaatatTACCTAGGAATCGAGATTTGGGAGTTGAGATACTTTTTCTATTTCTTTAATGATAAGTTCCTTTTCTTCTTCGAATTGATCATCATCACCAACTAAAATGTACATGTTACGAAAGATTATAAACAAAAAATGAAACGGCAGACATAAATTCAATGTTTATGAATGAAGTCACGTAAGGTTGAAAAAATCGGTTTAGTCGGCAGACTAGTCGGGTTTGGGAAGTAGTCCGACTCGACTAGGCCGAAGCCAATCAAACAAGTACCTAATGGCGGCAGTCAATGTGTCAAAATTGGCCAAAAGTCAGATTTACCcagtgtaacaccccagcttaacatgatcacaatattgtccgctttgcccgcaggcatacggctttttcttggcgaccacacacaagaagcactttcccagtaggtcacccatcctggtagtgctctcgcccgagcacgctcaaccacaacgtactcgcacacccGCTCTGCCTGTGATCCTAAAACGCGTTGTATCATTTAagcatgagtattaccttataatcccatgatcactcatgtctgtgggcgatgtgggatttaccTAGGGTGTTACATCCGGTCAATATAGTTTATTCAGTCAAAAGGTTAAAGTTGGTAACATTTTTATATGATTAAAATATTGAGGATTTTGGAGTATTTTGAACAGCTATGTTTGTGTAGAAGTTTATATTTAAATGGTTCTCTTCTATGTTTACAAatataattttgaaatttatttaTCCAAATGTAAAAAAGAGTctaatccgattaatccccgactTGCTCGATTAGTCCCTAAAAGATTTCGGCCCACTAGTCCCCCGACATGCAAGTTTTAGAACCTTGGGAAAAGGTTTAACTAATTAGGATATTGTAATTTTTGTAATCATATTTGACAAACTAATAATTTTAATTTCTTTGTTAAATTGTGTTTAAAGTTCAACTAAAGCTGATTCCACACATTTCTACCGTACATGTTTATCAAACCGACAAATTTTGCAAGCTCTAACGCAGAGTAATGTATTGTAACAAATGTACCTTTTCCAGCAGATAGGTTGTTTAATAATTCCAGCAATCTTTCATGGTTTTTTGCTAATATGACTTTAATTTCTCGAGGCTTATTAGGATTAGCCACAAAGATCTGCAGGTAAAAATATATGGTATAAGGCAAAAATAAACAAAAAGTGTTCTTCTATAAGTGGAATGTATGCAATGAAACGTAAAATAAGAGTTAACATGTGGGTTCTTTAGTTTTGTTTTGGATACATCATTGTAAATTTTAGTGACACTCAAATACCTTAAATATGTGAAATGCGGATATCTGAATGTTTTTGCTTGAATCCTGTCAGAAGCAATAACAAAAGTATCCCGTAACATATGTAAATATGTGTGTCTATAAATGACAGCaaagttgtaaaagtcgcgagtctggGACGAATCGCTCGGGACCTTGGAGGGACGAGTCTGTCAAGTCGGGGACGAGTCTGGCATTGACAAaccttgactttgacttttagtatactaaataaattaaacatatatattacacataaatatatcaaacataaatatttcaaacatagataTATTGCAcgaaaactaattttataaaatatacGGAGTAACATTTTTGACTTGACTTTGACCGACTGACTCAGACCGACTTTGACCCGAATTATTAGCGCTGACTAACTTTTTAAGGCATTTTTGTGCGACCCGGGACGGGCTAGTCCCAGAACCGACGTGTCGGCTGACTCGCCCGAATTTTACAACAGTGTATAAGAGTATTATGAAAGTTACCGTAAGCAATGTCATCATGACTTTGATGTGCTGAATTTCTGCAATATATTTTTTCATTATATGGGAGCTTGGAGGCTCCAAAAGGAACTCGGATAGAAGCTATTATCCAAAAAGATCCATTTATCAGTTTTTTTTTCTTCAAACCACAAAACAAAAACAGAATTCAAACAAAGTGAAGTGTTAAAAAATTAACTAACCTTCAAAGATTGTCTTCTTGTTACATAGTTAGTAGAAGTTAAAAGTTTATCGTACTGCTCGAAGAACTGAAATTATGTGAAAGAATAAAAATCAGCCACATAATACTAGACGCATGTAGATGTATAATACCTTACAGCAGTATTAGTTTATACATTTGTCTTCCATTTACACGGGCTAAGAAATAAATGAACGTTGATATTCATTTTGAATATATTCTTATTTAAACATAGCGTGAAATACAACATAAAGTAACATTAGCACCAAAATAACATCGAATAAATAGCGTCATTGAATGTGCATGACTTAACACTTATCCAGATCCAGAAAATAACTTTAATATCTGTTACTTGCTGAACATAGGGGCGGTACTTAGTTATACCCGGAGGGAGTGCCCGCCCCGCccggattaaaaaaaaaaatacacaatttttttttttaactaaaaaataagaattttttttagtgtttacccctcTGTCACTGGTTTTGCCCCATCTGTGGCTGACTTCAAGTTCGCCAACATGTTATAATGACTGAGATTTTAACTATACGTCATATAACATACTACGTTAATTTTTCGCTATTATTGTCCTCTTTTAATGTTATTAACACATGTCATAGCACTCCGTTCGTTACTTAAATAATCTCATTATCAAAATGTCAACCAATACAAAAGGATGATGATGCGTACACCACTAAAATTATCTGTACACCACTAAACATGCATTATAATGTTGTACTTTACAACAATCTAAAATAGTTTTAGTGGTGTACGGATAAAttttggtggtgtacgaatcactccAAAAATACAAAATTTCTATTCAACATTATTTGCTCATATTTCGTTGCAAAATCACGATAAATATACTTCCGAGTTGTAGAACAAAATGAGAAGCAAACCTCGTCATAATTAGATGTTAGGAA
This genomic window from Rutidosis leptorrhynchoides isolate AG116_Rl617_1_P2 chromosome 2, CSIRO_AGI_Rlap_v1, whole genome shotgun sequence contains:
- the LOC139891647 gene encoding uncharacterized protein gives rise to the protein MSSDDWPDWLPAEWFMEISNVNNKIVKCYIDPEGHKCYSKPQVFEYLKKTNNNNGTTSTNAHDADASGVDLSMEPDVDHTNEGPGTGGQPTKLTTRSNRKRSQESEGSVAGDGSPSEPKTRLKKIEDSSWLPDGWTVEVKTRKGGSSSGMKYKIYTDPISGQKFFSKPQVLSHLAKTNGNAAAAGQTAGSPVPIIATPISAWKSSTEPDTEVKGNSGSTPEKKKESPRSASDYEVISRTPVEDLPSGWIKELRMKKRGTVKRSDPYYLDPLSEYVFFSKKDALRYLETGDVTSCAIKPLKRDMNEDSRNANLTTPEGEMASQPPSKGTETSEPLTNGTATDLKTDESNLESPKPVRSITGGDFSTPKKEVADWLPDGWAVEVHYKSSGQKYKIYKESASGKKLFSKPQVLSYLANGSSSNSRKRKENKPVAAYDSLQTSESDDVGRPKRVVKKKGATKKSDYKEVIETSPADGLPAGWIKEIRTKIYGTHQRRDPYYTDPVSGYIFRSKVDAMRYLETGDISLCAIRPKMKDKDGNEVPVYTNSVQKPATTPTNNQLDEGKVGEDMNNQHNDAKGRASRSSRKRNLETGPSSVGPTEDNGPVSEKQVSGINLEKLADDDQLCYDIPEDENWPDIDFAVKTLTNEILFNGQQTSAAPFQDGSVRAETSANETPTKVN